A region from the Shumkonia mesophila genome encodes:
- a CDS encoding cupin domain-containing protein: MDIDVAGRLRQLRERHQLSQRELAKRAQVSNATISLVESGRLNPSIGNLKRILDGIPISVAEFFAMELATERPQAFFRAAELIEIGRDDISYRQVAAHLADKALQILHERFAPGADTGKIPLRHKSEEGGVVIKGRIELTVGDQVRVLETGDAYYFDSTLPHRFRNIGDVECELISACSPPSF, encoded by the coding sequence ATGGATATCGACGTCGCCGGCCGCCTGCGCCAGCTTCGCGAGCGCCATCAACTCTCGCAGCGCGAGTTGGCCAAGCGCGCCCAGGTCAGCAACGCCACCATCTCGCTGGTCGAATCCGGGCGGCTCAACCCCTCGATCGGCAACTTGAAGCGCATCCTCGACGGCATCCCGATCAGCGTCGCCGAATTCTTCGCCATGGAACTGGCGACCGAGCGGCCCCAGGCATTCTTCCGGGCCGCCGAATTGATCGAGATCGGACGCGACGATATCTCCTATCGCCAGGTTGCCGCCCACCTGGCCGACAAGGCGTTGCAGATTCTGCACGAACGCTTCGCCCCCGGCGCCGACACCGGCAAGATCCCGCTGCGCCACAAATCGGAAGAAGGCGGCGTCGTCATCAAGGGGCGCATCGAACTGACGGTGGGCGACCAGGTGCGGGTGCTGGAAACCGGCGACGCCTACTACTTCGACAGCACGCTGCCGCACCGTTTCCGTAACATCGGCGATGTCGAGTGCGAGCTGATCAGCGCCTGCTCGCCGCCCAGCTTCTGA
- a CDS encoding aspartate aminotransferase family protein, whose amino-acid sequence MSAAKTVAIPNDMSAFWMPFTANRQFKAAPRLLVAAEGMYYRSHDGRQVLDGMSGLWCVNAGHGRPRIVKAVQEQVAEMDFAPPFQMGHPKAFRFASRLIELMPDGIGHVFFSNSGSEAVETALKIALAYHRQRGEGARTRLIGRERGYHGVNFGGTSVGGMGLNRAAFGNLVAGVDHLRHTHDLARNAFSCGLPEHGAELADDLERLVQLHGASTIAAVIVEPMAGSTGVLLPPKGYLKRLRDICTRHGILLIFDEVITGFGRLGAPTASEVFGVTPDILTMAKGLTNGTVPMAATFVSDTIYDAFMTGPESAVDLFHGYTYSAHPLAVAAGLATLDTYAEEGLLTRAAELASYWQDAIHTLKGLPHVIDIRNFGLVGAIELESRADGPGKRAYAAFVAAYEKGLLARMAGDVLVFAPPLIISKAEIDRLFAIVGEVLGTLD is encoded by the coding sequence ATGTCCGCCGCCAAGACCGTCGCCATCCCCAACGACATGAGCGCCTTTTGGATGCCGTTCACCGCGAACCGGCAGTTCAAGGCGGCGCCGCGCCTGCTGGTGGCTGCCGAGGGCATGTACTATCGCAGCCACGACGGCCGCCAGGTGCTGGATGGCATGTCGGGCCTGTGGTGCGTCAACGCCGGCCACGGCAGGCCCCGCATCGTCAAGGCGGTGCAGGAGCAGGTGGCCGAGATGGATTTCGCGCCGCCCTTCCAGATGGGTCATCCCAAGGCCTTCCGGTTCGCCTCCCGCCTGATCGAACTGATGCCCGACGGGATCGGCCACGTGTTCTTCTCCAATTCCGGCTCCGAGGCGGTGGAAACCGCGCTCAAGATCGCGCTGGCCTATCACCGCCAACGGGGCGAGGGAGCGCGCACCCGCCTGATCGGCCGCGAGCGCGGCTATCACGGCGTCAATTTCGGCGGCACCTCGGTCGGCGGCATGGGGCTCAACCGCGCCGCTTTCGGCAACCTGGTGGCCGGCGTCGATCATCTGCGCCACACCCACGACCTGGCCCGCAACGCGTTCTCCTGCGGCCTGCCCGAACACGGCGCCGAGCTGGCCGACGACCTCGAACGGCTGGTCCAACTGCATGGCGCCTCGACCATCGCCGCCGTCATCGTCGAGCCGATGGCCGGCTCGACCGGCGTTCTGCTGCCGCCCAAGGGGTATCTCAAGCGCCTGCGCGACATCTGCACCCGCCACGGCATCCTCTTGATCTTCGACGAGGTGATCACCGGTTTCGGCCGCCTGGGCGCGCCCACCGCCTCGGAAGTGTTCGGCGTCACCCCCGACATCCTGACCATGGCCAAGGGCCTCACCAACGGCACCGTGCCGATGGCCGCCACCTTCGTCAGCGACACCATCTACGACGCCTTCATGACCGGCCCCGAAAGTGCCGTCGATCTGTTCCACGGTTATACCTACTCGGCCCACCCGCTGGCGGTGGCGGCCGGGCTGGCGACGCTGGACACCTATGCCGAGGAGGGCCTGCTGACGCGGGCCGCCGAACTGGCGTCCTATTGGCAGGACGCCATCCACACCCTGAAGGGTTTGCCGCACGTCATCGACATCCGCAATTTCGGCCTGGTCGGCGCCATCGAACTGGAAAGCCGCGCCGACGGTCCCGGCAAGCGGGCCTATGCCGCCTTCGTCGCGGCCTACGAAAAGGGCCTGCTGGCCCGCATGGCCGGCGATGTGCTGGTCTTCGCGCCGCCGTTGATCATCTCGAAGGCCGAAATCGACCGCCTGTTCGCCATTGTCGGCGAGGTTCTCGGGACCCTGGATTAA
- a CDS encoding OmpP1/FadL family transporter, whose product MVLALGAASQAEAAGFYIKEMSVTGLGRAFAGAPAAADDASTVWFNPAGMNSLEQNEAAANLHIISPKAELTDTGSRKSNGAVFVPLNDPNTYQPYEPTPVPNLFGVLRDVDRGLSLGVGVTAPFGLANDYPETWFGRFDSIKTELTTVNYSLVAAFDINKHITIGAGIDYQTVDVVLTSMKNQIGVGELHSKLEGDDGTFGFNVGLLAKITPDTQVGLTYRTGFTHDVEGTATVRSASSSGAILSQYAAQADLGLPALASFGVKHRLNDQITILGDVSYYKWSAFDAIKVYRVSDGVLREDIIQNYQDTVSLGLGMDYALSDAVTLRAGIQYDPTPTRDGYRTSRTPDGDRTWISGGLTYRFSDSILVDVALTYIHIVESTINVDRSASAGTATTAIVNADIEGSVAIGAIGLRYQF is encoded by the coding sequence ATGGTGTTGGCGCTGGGCGCCGCAAGCCAAGCCGAAGCGGCCGGGTTCTACATCAAGGAGATGAGCGTTACCGGTCTCGGCCGGGCTTTCGCCGGGGCGCCGGCGGCGGCCGACGACGCCTCGACCGTGTGGTTCAATCCGGCCGGCATGAACAGCCTGGAGCAGAACGAGGCGGCGGCCAACCTCCACATCATCTCGCCGAAGGCCGAATTGACCGATACCGGCAGCCGGAAATCCAACGGCGCGGTCTTCGTGCCGCTGAACGACCCCAACACCTATCAGCCCTATGAGCCGACGCCGGTTCCCAACCTGTTCGGCGTCCTGCGCGACGTCGATCGCGGGCTCAGCCTGGGCGTGGGGGTCACAGCCCCCTTCGGCCTGGCCAACGACTATCCGGAAACCTGGTTCGGACGCTTCGATTCCATCAAGACCGAACTGACGACCGTCAATTACAGCTTGGTTGCCGCCTTCGATATCAACAAGCACATCACCATCGGCGCCGGCATCGACTACCAGACTGTCGACGTCGTCCTGACCAGCATGAAGAACCAAATCGGCGTGGGCGAACTGCATTCCAAGCTGGAGGGCGACGACGGCACCTTCGGGTTCAACGTCGGTCTGTTGGCGAAGATCACGCCCGATACCCAGGTCGGGCTGACCTATCGTACCGGCTTCACCCACGATGTCGAAGGGACCGCCACCGTCCGCTCCGCGTCGTCGTCGGGCGCGATCCTAAGCCAGTACGCGGCGCAGGCCGACCTTGGCCTGCCGGCGCTGGCCTCTTTCGGGGTCAAGCACCGCCTCAACGACCAGATCACGATTCTGGGTGACGTCAGCTACTACAAGTGGTCGGCCTTCGACGCCATCAAGGTCTATCGGGTCTCCGACGGGGTGCTTCGGGAAGACATCATCCAAAACTACCAGGACACGGTTTCCCTGGGCCTGGGCATGGACTACGCGCTCAGCGACGCCGTGACCCTGCGGGCCGGCATCCAGTACGACCCGACGCCGACCCGCGATGGTTACCGCACCTCGCGCACGCCCGACGGCGACCGCACCTGGATCAGCGGCGGCCTGACCTATCGCTTCTCGGACAGTATTCTGGTGGACGTGGCGCTGACCTATATCCACATCGTCGAATCCACCATCAACGTCGACCGGTCGGCTTCGGCAGGCACCGCGACGACGGCCATCGTCAATGCCGATATCGAGGGCTCCGTCGCCATCGGCGCCATCGGCCTGCGCTATCAGTTCTAA
- a CDS encoding cache domain-containing protein, whose product MKKNKPSIATLPTSRTSLAAVAAVFLIGVIWGWRDYSLLDRQLGNDLILYETQRRAALERTVRDTVRNIQFLRTAMEDGLRTKLHVRMTQARAVARGICAGLPPGDCRAKAADVREALRQIRFNAGRSYFFAFDLDGIGQLFPPAPDLEGAPIPGIGGLLRIARTQGEGFLRHERLAPDGGDERLRLSFVEVFDSLDWAIGVSADIGEIEAGVQAEALATLEATDLGDASYLFAGTWDGLSLVGPAKGRNMWEVEDRDGFMVVQGLVRAARIGGGFVEYTMPPINGEKAYPKISFVAGIPEWRWYVGAGDSMEAITKAAAGRREAGQRRMILEVAIVGLIALALAGLILLRGGMAGRRARQDFRRFLDFLDRAARADVALDPDGMAFVEFAEAAQATNRLLEDKNAAMRELERQRAALDKANEELELRVQARTRELEGEVIERKYAETELLRTNDSLEQRIAESTRHLREQIAARERIESQFIQAQKMEAVGQLAGGFAHDFNNILTVITSTLGILNALVPSGDERVAKAIALAEGATKRAGDLTRRMLVFSREMDTRPEAVDPAELVLALQPLIERALRESIVFKVECAPDVWPVVIDPVLLENAVVNIALNAQDAMTDGGRFFLSIRNLSLGAEEAASHPDAHAGDYVEFAMKDTGTGIPPDILGRIFEPFFSTKPKGAGTGLGLSMVLAFARRSGGFVKVMSEEGRGTTFRILLPRGDRPAAAKALAVSGKPGRPLAGLRIVVAEDDPLVRDVTVAALMTQGVDVTAVSDGPRAVAALELRGPYDVVVSDLIMPGGMSGLDLRDLVAVRWPACRVLLMTGYSYSEFARRGVDPTTLALLRKPFSRDELVAAIVALEPTAAA is encoded by the coding sequence TTGAAGAAGAACAAGCCGAGCATCGCCACCCTTCCGACCTCGCGGACCAGTCTGGCCGCCGTGGCTGCGGTCTTTCTCATCGGCGTGATCTGGGGATGGCGGGATTACTCCCTGCTGGATCGCCAGCTCGGCAACGACCTCATCCTGTACGAAACGCAGCGGCGGGCGGCCCTCGAGCGGACCGTCCGCGATACCGTGCGCAACATTCAGTTCCTGCGCACCGCCATGGAAGACGGCCTGCGCACCAAGTTGCATGTGCGGATGACGCAGGCCCGCGCCGTCGCCCGCGGCATTTGTGCGGGCCTGCCGCCGGGCGACTGCCGCGCGAAGGCCGCGGACGTCCGCGAGGCTTTGCGCCAGATCCGCTTCAACGCCGGCCGCAGCTACTTTTTTGCCTTCGACCTGGACGGGATCGGCCAGCTATTCCCCCCGGCCCCGGACCTGGAGGGCGCCCCCATCCCCGGGATCGGCGGCCTGCTGAGGATCGCCCGCACCCAGGGCGAAGGGTTCCTTCGCCATGAGCGGCTGGCCCCGGACGGCGGCGACGAGCGCTTGAGGCTGTCGTTCGTCGAAGTCTTCGATTCCCTGGATTGGGCGATCGGCGTCAGCGCCGACATCGGCGAGATCGAGGCGGGCGTCCAGGCCGAGGCGCTGGCGACCCTTGAGGCCACCGACCTGGGCGACGCCAGCTATCTCTTCGCTGGGACCTGGGACGGCCTTTCGCTGGTCGGTCCGGCCAAGGGCCGCAACATGTGGGAGGTCGAGGACCGGGACGGTTTCATGGTCGTTCAGGGACTGGTCAGGGCCGCCCGCATCGGGGGCGGCTTCGTCGAATACACCATGCCCCCCATCAACGGCGAGAAGGCCTATCCGAAGATCAGCTTCGTCGCCGGCATCCCCGAGTGGCGCTGGTACGTCGGGGCCGGCGACTCGATGGAAGCCATAACCAAGGCGGCGGCCGGCCGACGGGAGGCGGGGCAGCGGCGCATGATCCTGGAGGTGGCAATCGTCGGTCTGATCGCACTGGCCCTGGCGGGGCTCATCCTGCTGCGCGGAGGGATGGCCGGCCGGCGGGCCCGGCAGGATTTCCGGCGATTCCTCGACTTCCTCGACCGCGCCGCGCGCGCCGACGTGGCCCTCGATCCGGACGGCATGGCGTTCGTCGAGTTCGCCGAGGCGGCGCAGGCCACCAATCGCCTGCTCGAGGACAAGAACGCGGCGATGCGCGAGCTGGAGCGCCAGCGGGCCGCCCTCGACAAGGCGAACGAGGAGTTGGAACTGCGCGTTCAGGCGCGCACGCGCGAGCTGGAGGGCGAGGTCATCGAGCGGAAGTACGCCGAGACGGAGCTTCTGCGGACCAACGATTCGCTGGAACAGCGCATCGCGGAGAGCACGCGGCACCTGCGCGAGCAGATCGCGGCGCGCGAACGCATCGAAAGCCAATTCATCCAGGCCCAGAAGATGGAGGCCGTCGGCCAGTTGGCCGGCGGTTTCGCCCACGACTTCAACAACATCCTGACCGTCATCACCAGCACACTGGGGATCTTGAACGCCCTGGTTCCGTCGGGTGACGAGCGCGTCGCCAAGGCGATCGCGCTCGCTGAGGGGGCGACCAAGCGGGCCGGCGACCTCACCCGGCGGATGCTCGTCTTCTCGCGGGAGATGGATACCCGGCCCGAGGCGGTCGATCCGGCCGAGTTGGTGCTGGCCCTCCAACCCCTGATCGAACGGGCATTGCGCGAATCGATCGTCTTTAAGGTGGAATGCGCACCCGACGTCTGGCCGGTCGTCATCGATCCGGTCCTGCTCGAAAACGCGGTGGTGAACATTGCGCTGAACGCCCAGGACGCGATGACCGACGGCGGCCGCTTTTTCCTGTCCATCCGCAATCTGAGCCTCGGCGCCGAGGAAGCCGCGTCCCACCCCGATGCCCATGCCGGGGATTACGTGGAGTTCGCGATGAAAGACACCGGCACGGGGATTCCTCCCGACATCCTCGGGCGGATCTTCGAGCCGTTCTTCTCGACCAAGCCGAAGGGCGCGGGGACCGGCCTTGGGCTGAGCATGGTGCTGGCCTTCGCCCGGCGCTCCGGCGGCTTCGTCAAGGTGATGAGCGAAGAAGGGCGGGGCACCACCTTCCGCATCCTGCTGCCGCGCGGGGACCGGCCGGCCGCCGCCAAGGCGCTGGCGGTATCGGGCAAGCCGGGCCGGCCCTTGGCCGGCCTGCGGATCGTGGTGGCCGAGGACGACCCCCTGGTTCGCGACGTGACGGTGGCCGCGCTGATGACCCAGGGGGTGGACGTGACGGCGGTCTCCGACGGCCCGCGCGCGGTCGCCGCCCTCGAACTGCGCGGCCCTTACGACGTCGTGGTTTCCGACCTGATCATGCCGGGCGGCATGAGCGGGCTGGATCTGCGCGACCTGGTGGCGGTTCGCTGGCCGGCCTGCCGGGTGTTGCTGATGACGGGATACTCCTACAGCGAATTCGCCCGCCGCGGCGTCGACCCCACGACGCTCGCCCTGCTGCGCAAGCCGTTCTCCCGCGACGAACTGGTGGCGGCGATTGTCGCCCTGGAGCCGACCGCCGCAGCCTAG
- a CDS encoding cysteine hydrolase family protein: MVVRNIRARALAAGAVLALAASPAAAGTVIEEWNAVPSPETPKLAAPTLAAHTTALLILDIEQRTCNAERRPRCLDTVAPIAAFLLKARDAGMPVVYSTTGAGSVDTILPPVKPINSGEPVVKASVDKFLGTELEKILKDRGIDTVIACGTAAQGAVLHTAAGAAQRKFKIVLPVDCLSAEDLFTEKAAVWSLIKGPATGSLTTLTTLGAITLKQANR; the protein is encoded by the coding sequence ATGGTCGTGCGGAACATTCGGGCCCGCGCTTTGGCCGCCGGCGCCGTTCTGGCGCTGGCCGCCTCTCCGGCGGCGGCCGGCACCGTCATCGAGGAATGGAACGCCGTGCCGTCGCCCGAAACGCCCAAACTGGCGGCCCCCACCCTTGCCGCGCACACGACCGCGCTCTTGATTCTCGACATCGAGCAGCGCACCTGCAACGCCGAACGCCGGCCGCGCTGCCTGGATACCGTGGCCCCCATCGCCGCCTTTCTGCTCAAGGCGCGCGACGCCGGCATGCCGGTCGTCTACAGCACCACCGGCGCCGGCTCGGTCGACACCATCCTGCCGCCGGTCAAGCCCATCAATTCGGGCGAGCCGGTGGTGAAGGCCAGCGTCGACAAGTTCCTCGGCACCGAGTTGGAGAAGATCCTGAAGGATCGCGGCATCGACACCGTCATCGCCTGCGGCACGGCGGCGCAGGGCGCCGTCCTGCACACGGCGGCCGGGGCGGCCCAGCGCAAATTCAAGATCGTGCTGCCGGTCGATTGCCTGTCGGCCGAGGACCTGTTCACCGAGAAGGCCGCGGTGTGGTCGTTGATCAAGGGTCCGGCCACCGGGTCGCTGACGACGCTGACAACGCTGGGCGCCATCACGCTCAAGCAGGCCAACCGTTAG
- a CDS encoding DUF58 domain-containing protein produces the protein MDATTTEPPPREWGGILFGRGGMLTMLGLAGLAAWYGFDVAVFLAGTVLTLSLLARAWSRVALARLVYGRRLTARRAFPDETVDCTVHLDNRKLLPLVWVHASERLPAALAPDPEDLAPGLSWENGHLSVDTSLLWYQRASWRYSLRCRRRGYYAIGPATVTSADIFGLFARSRRTPGVEHLAVFPRIYPLADLGLPPMSPLGDMRARNPLFHDPVRIRGLRDYTPEVPFRHIHWKASARTGELQAKVFEPTSSTQMLILLDGAAFTGDDGTHDEPGFELAVSVAASLAWHAVELHCPTGLCANTRLAGNGPSALVQPASGLDHLADILETLAKVRPQTIPFATLIDAVRPTIASGTTLAVITGALSAGVEAILADLHARGFSVTVFVVGDRPTGETALTCRRVRRPADLAWV, from the coding sequence ATGGACGCAACGACCACCGAACCGCCGCCCAGGGAATGGGGCGGCATCCTTTTCGGCAGGGGAGGCATGCTGACGATGCTGGGCCTTGCCGGGCTGGCCGCCTGGTATGGCTTCGACGTCGCCGTCTTCCTTGCCGGAACCGTTCTGACGCTGAGCCTCCTGGCCCGCGCCTGGAGCCGGGTGGCGCTCGCCCGGCTTGTCTACGGCCGGCGCCTGACGGCCCGCCGGGCCTTTCCCGACGAAACGGTCGATTGCACCGTCCATCTCGACAACCGCAAGCTTCTGCCGCTGGTGTGGGTCCACGCGTCGGAACGGCTGCCGGCCGCCCTCGCCCCGGACCCCGAGGATCTGGCGCCCGGGCTGTCGTGGGAGAACGGGCATCTTTCGGTCGACACCTCGCTGTTGTGGTACCAGCGGGCGTCGTGGCGCTATTCCCTGCGTTGCCGGCGGCGCGGCTATTATGCCATCGGTCCGGCAACCGTCACCTCGGCCGACATTTTCGGCCTGTTCGCGCGCTCGCGCCGGACGCCGGGCGTCGAGCACCTGGCCGTCTTCCCGCGGATCTATCCGCTGGCCGACCTGGGGCTGCCGCCGATGTCGCCGTTGGGCGACATGCGCGCCCGCAACCCCTTGTTCCACGACCCGGTGCGCATCCGCGGCTTGCGCGACTACACGCCCGAGGTGCCGTTCCGCCACATCCACTGGAAGGCCAGCGCCCGGACCGGCGAACTGCAAGCCAAGGTCTTCGAGCCCACCTCGAGCACGCAGATGCTGATCCTGCTGGACGGGGCGGCATTCACCGGCGACGACGGCACGCACGACGAGCCCGGATTCGAACTGGCCGTCAGCGTCGCCGCCTCGCTGGCCTGGCATGCCGTCGAGCTGCACTGCCCCACCGGTCTGTGCGCCAACACCCGGCTGGCCGGCAACGGGCCATCGGCCCTGGTGCAGCCGGCGTCGGGCCTGGATCACCTGGCCGACATCCTTGAAACCCTCGCCAAGGTGCGGCCCCAGACCATCCCATTCGCCACACTCATCGATGCCGTCCGCCCGACGATCGCATCGGGGACCACGCTCGCCGTCATCACCGGCGCCTTGAGCGCCGGCGTCGAGGCCATCCTCGCCGATCTGCATGCGCGCGGCTTTTCGGTCACCGTCTTTGTGGTCGGCGACCGGCCGACCGGCGAGACCGCGCTGACCTGCCGGCGCGTGCGGCGCCCGGCCGACCTGGCGTGGGTGTGA
- a CDS encoding sugar ABC transporter ATP-binding protein has protein sequence MQATSQRLIRLKDVAKSFGPVHALAGVDLAVDAGECLGLVGHNGAGKSTLMNVLAGTLAADAGEIVVHGERRTPYDVGLAHRLGIRCVFQELSLCPNLTVAENARIIHPGLSGWGWRRRAAGLIVAKLDEIFPGHGVRADDIVGDLSIGRRQMVEIARAFTVSEVPVHLVILDEPTSSLDSVSAEQLLSFVRKAVAAGQGCILISHLLGEVLDCADRIVVMRDARVVASRPAREMTRDSLVAAMGEVGGARAMADRPSTVHRRDAAPIRVRARPRRGGRHELVAHEGEVIGLAGLAGHGQTDALIQIYRGSRRRVADTVVVGPVALVPGDRQTDGIFHLWSIGQNIGIRSLARMSRRGLIDPAQERRLAEEWRRRINIRTPDMANNILSLSGGNQQKALFARALGSDAEIVLMDDPTRGVDVGTKLEIYDMIRDEAAKGRTFLWYTTEMEELANCDHVYVFRNGRIVADLAKDQLSEEKVLQSSFEETA, from the coding sequence ATGCAAGCGACCAGCCAACGGCTCATCCGTCTTAAGGACGTGGCGAAGAGCTTCGGCCCCGTCCATGCCCTGGCCGGCGTCGACCTTGCCGTCGATGCCGGCGAATGCCTGGGGCTGGTCGGGCACAACGGCGCCGGCAAGTCGACGCTGATGAACGTGCTGGCCGGCACGCTCGCGGCCGACGCCGGAGAGATCGTCGTCCACGGCGAAAGGCGAACGCCCTACGACGTCGGGCTGGCGCACCGGCTGGGCATCCGCTGCGTCTTCCAGGAACTGTCGCTGTGTCCCAACCTGACGGTCGCCGAGAACGCCAGGATCATCCATCCCGGGCTCAGCGGCTGGGGCTGGCGCAGGCGCGCGGCCGGCCTGATCGTCGCCAAGCTGGACGAGATCTTCCCCGGGCACGGCGTTCGCGCCGACGACATCGTCGGCGACCTGTCCATCGGGCGCCGCCAGATGGTCGAGATCGCCCGCGCCTTCACCGTCTCCGAGGTGCCGGTCCATCTCGTCATCCTGGACGAACCGACCTCCTCGCTCGATTCCGTCTCGGCCGAGCAGCTTCTCTCCTTCGTGCGCAAGGCGGTGGCGGCAGGGCAGGGCTGCATCCTGATTTCCCATCTGCTGGGCGAGGTGCTGGACTGCGCCGACCGCATTGTCGTCATGCGCGACGCCAGGGTGGTGGCCTCGCGCCCGGCCCGCGAGATGACGCGCGACAGCCTGGTCGCCGCCATGGGCGAGGTCGGAGGCGCGCGCGCGATGGCCGACCGCCCAAGCACGGTGCACAGGCGCGATGCCGCGCCCATCCGCGTGCGGGCCCGGCCCCGGCGGGGCGGCCGCCACGAACTGGTGGCGCACGAGGGCGAGGTCATCGGCCTGGCCGGGCTGGCCGGGCACGGCCAGACGGACGCCCTGATCCAGATCTACCGGGGCAGCCGGCGGCGCGTGGCCGACACCGTCGTCGTCGGCCCCGTCGCCCTGGTTCCCGGCGACCGCCAGACCGACGGCATCTTCCATCTGTGGTCGATCGGCCAGAATATCGGCATCCGTTCGCTCGCTCGCATGAGCCGTCGCGGCCTGATCGATCCGGCCCAGGAAAGGCGGCTCGCCGAGGAATGGCGGCGGCGCATCAACATCCGCACGCCGGACATGGCCAACAACATCCTGTCGCTCTCCGGCGGCAACCAGCAGAAGGCGCTTTTCGCCCGGGCGCTGGGTTCGGATGCCGAGATCGTGCTGATGGACGATCCGACGCGCGGCGTCGACGTCGGCACCAAGCTGGAAATCTACGACATGATCCGCGACGAGGCGGCCAAGGGCCGCACCTTCCTCTGGTACACCACCGAGATGGAGGAACTGGCCAACTGCGACCACGTCTACGTCTTCCGCAACGGCCGCATCGTCGCCGACCTCGCCAAGGACCAGTTGAGCGAGGAGAAGGTCCTGCAGTCGTCGTTCGAGGAGACCGCCTGA
- a CDS encoding ABC transporter substrate-binding protein, with translation MLKKSLISVVAVSAIFMAGAASADTAGKRIALSNNYAGNSWRQAMLKSWDKVTGKAVADGIVKEAPAFTTAENQATEQAAQIQNLILQGYDAIVLNAASPTALNGAVKEACSAGVTVVSFDGVVTEPCAWRIAVDFAKMGEVQLDYLAKRMAGGGNLLEIRGLAGVFVDDEIHKGIAAGVKKYPQFKIVGSVHGDWAQTVAQKNVAGVLPSLPKVDAVVTQGGDGYGAAQAFKAASRPTPLIVMGNRHDELTWWKQQKDASKYETMSVSIAPGVSTLAFWVAQQILDGKQVPKDMIVPFLRIDQENLEQNLANTEPGGVANVEYSQADALKVIASAK, from the coding sequence ATGTTGAAGAAAAGTCTGATTTCGGTCGTCGCTGTTAGCGCTATCTTCATGGCCGGCGCCGCCAGCGCCGACACCGCCGGCAAGCGTATCGCCCTGTCCAACAACTACGCCGGCAACTCCTGGCGACAGGCCATGCTCAAAAGCTGGGACAAGGTGACCGGCAAGGCCGTGGCCGACGGCATCGTCAAGGAGGCGCCGGCCTTCACCACCGCCGAGAACCAGGCCACCGAGCAGGCCGCCCAGATCCAGAACCTGATTCTCCAGGGCTACGACGCCATCGTGCTCAACGCCGCGTCGCCGACGGCGCTCAACGGCGCCGTCAAGGAGGCCTGCAGCGCCGGCGTCACCGTGGTTTCCTTCGACGGCGTGGTGACCGAGCCGTGCGCCTGGCGGATCGCCGTCGACTTCGCGAAGATGGGCGAGGTCCAGCTCGACTATCTGGCCAAACGCATGGCCGGCGGCGGCAACCTGCTGGAGATCCGCGGCCTGGCCGGCGTCTTCGTCGACGACGAGATCCACAAGGGCATCGCGGCCGGGGTCAAGAAGTACCCGCAGTTCAAGATCGTCGGTTCCGTGCACGGCGATTGGGCCCAGACCGTCGCCCAGAAGAACGTCGCCGGCGTGCTGCCCAGCCTGCCCAAGGTGGATGCGGTGGTGACCCAGGGTGGCGACGGCTACGGCGCCGCCCAGGCCTTCAAGGCCGCGAGCCGGCCGACGCCTTTGATCGTCATGGGCAACCGCCACGACGAACTGACGTGGTGGAAGCAGCAGAAGGACGCCAGCAAGTATGAAACCATGTCGGTTTCCATCGCTCCCGGGGTGTCGACCCTGGCCTTCTGGGTCGCCCAGCAGATCCTCGACGGCAAGCAGGTGCCCAAGGACATGATCGTGCCGTTCCTGCGCATCGACCAGGAGAACCTGGAGCAGAACCTGGCCAATACCGAACCGGGCGGCGTCGCCAACGTCGAATATTCGCAGGCCGACGCCCTCAAGGTCATCGCCTCCGCCAAATAG